Proteins from a genomic interval of Panthera tigris isolate Pti1 chromosome A2, P.tigris_Pti1_mat1.1, whole genome shotgun sequence:
- the ZNF804B gene encoding zinc finger protein 804B gives MKSTLLLKGKNLPRSISDKQRPTMQNRHQLPMDRRYLFGNRVPQTSSDLSNANHRTGVSFSFSRKVHLKLESSASVFSENTEETHDCNKSPSYKAKETAEKCKCRRFASEDVPLTKEKDINITPSHLEHVLHNTFSISSQIVQDKNDSIDETLEDSIGIHASFSKSNIHLSDVAFTPCSREKEIRGTPKNTSENSINHSCQANASSSSPNIYMHSDARIFECLDEFPSLEPSKQNSTVHLNPNSRMEKREKSLDETERVGKNATRLVREACPHDVKSKPLPFLHVQSKDGHTTLQWPTELLLFTKTEPCISYGCNPLYFDFKLSRNTKSDRDSEDLKRELIKEPSEMKTTIESQVSGLIKDQQKLIQENDQSLKPKMMIANPDWESFRRKCNSGYSDSEPNMSKDNFSASDLEMKNPEVPAFLDISLKKCVENNDNSDNGLKEPSRTHWQSCQRVVLNDVNEGLSFSPYISRTKEPKLIPCDPHSDFEDANQFTWNSSPYPVRGHSDHGKDFSVIVNRNHISMTSRVSRCRNQTYKRNSPKLSPNRTSSPSDTYPGSTASLRATCSVRKSSDKGRGNLLYFCKREHNPVERHKGRHQNPNCLCVSEELAKSTCLPSEIQRDRNYRLWESFKNEKFSKHRYSRCRERYKLGKNQQQFSGPKSRRIVHCDPSSQVSCSGNSEEAPNCQGPQHSRLGSYSRERIYCLSKNERSQESLDSPRICDLGKVKSLQYNSGNISCLLRNCSTSPLESTELAITEGERTPLTAKSLLERVQAKRCQEQSTNFEVSSKNCENESEAHSQIQCTIQFTPLGCNRPALPLSEKTQNTSKQRIDKGTTIQRTIEKDKVKSSQTNNVHVLVDPDCDNHLSKGIIHVVADSQSPNMKKNPTTKEPVKPLISEVQHFIQSRDPLPNDFPGAFPSNRYTGVTDSTETKEDQINPDLQDVSMHMNHIEGNINSYSDRTLQKHDKIEDELEVCHKSSSPPLIQQPITFSPDEIDKYKILQLQAQQHVQKQLLSKHLRVVPASGPTAFSPASAVQTVPVHQRTSITTIHHTFLQHFAVSASINSHGGPLPIAHLHPLSQPHFTPFTLSPLTPTIIPAHPTFLAGHPLHLVTAAPFHPPHIALQPLPSAALIPALFGPHLNPATASIIHLNPLIQPVFQGQDLCHHSCSSQMQQLNGVKEALNVPTHLNR, from the coding sequence ATGAAGAGCACTCTTCTCCTTAAAGGAAAGAATCTCCCCAGAAGCATTTCTGATAAACAGCGGCCCACCATGCAAAATCGACACCAGTTACCAATGGACAGACGTTATTTATTCGGAAACCGGGTACCACAGACATCTTCAGACCTCAGCAATGCAAATCACAGGACAGgagtatcattttctttttccagaaaagtaCATCTAAAATTAGAGTCTTCAGCATCAGTTTTTAGTGAGAACACAGAAGAAACACACGATTGTAACAAGTCCCCCAGctataaagcaaaagaaactgCAGAGAAATGTAAGTGCCGCAGGTTTGCAAGTGAGGACGTACCTCTTACTAAGGAAAAAGATATAAACATCACACCAAGCCATCTGGAACATGTTTTACACAATACCTTTTCCATCAGCTCTCAAATCGTGCAAGACAAAAATGACTCTATTGATGAAACACTGGAAGATTCGATTGGCATTCATGCTTCATTCTCTAAATCTAATATTCATCTTTCAGATGTGGCTTTTACTCCTtgcagcagagaaaaagaaattcgaGGTACACCGAAGAACACTTCAGAAAACAGCATTAATCACTCATGCCAAGCAAATGCTTCCTCCAGCTCACCAAACATTTACATGCACAGTGATGCCAGGATATTTGAATGTCTGGATGAGTTTCCATCACTGGAGCCAAGTAAACAAAACAGTACAGTGCATCTGAATCCCAACTCcagaatggagaagagagaaaaatctttagaTGAAACAGAAAGAGTTGGCAAAAATGCAACAAGGCTTGTAAGAGAAGCATGTCCACATGACGTGAAGTCTAAACCATTGCCTTTTCTCCATGTACAAAGTAAGGATGGCCACACCACTCTCCAGTGGCCCACGGAACTTCTGCTCTTTACAAAAACGGAGCCCTGTATCTCTTACGGATGCAACccattatattttgattttaagctTTCTCGGAACACAAAGAGTGACCGTGATTCAGAGGACTTAAAAAGAGAATTGATTAAGGAGCCCTCAGAAATGAAGACTACAATAGAGAGCCAAGTCTCAGGTTTAATCAAAGACCAACAGAAATTGATCCAAGAAAATGATCAATCTCTGAAACCAAAGATGATGATAGCTAATCCAGATTGGGAAAGTTTCCGGAGAAAATGTAATTCGGGCTACAGTGATTCTGAGCCAAATATGAGTAAAGATAATTTTAGTGCAAGtgatttggaaatgaaaaatccTGAAGTGCCTGCTTTCCTTGATATCTCTCTAAAGAAATGTGTAGAAAACAATGATAATAGTGATAATGGACTTAAGGAACCTTCAAGGACCCATTGGCAAAGCTGCCAAAGGGTAGTTCTAAATGATGTAAATGAGGGCCTATCTTTTTCTCCTTACATCTCTAGGACTAAAGAACCAAAACTGATCCCTTGCGATCCTCATTCAGATTTTGAAGATGCAAATCAATTTACCTGGAATTCTAGTCCTTACCCAGTGAGGGGTCATAGTGATCATGGGAAGGACTTTAGTGTAATTGTGAATAGAAACCACATCAGCATGACCAGCAGGGTTTCTAGATGTAGAAACCAAACTTATAAGAGAAACTCTCCAAAGTTGTCTCCGAATCGAACTTCTAGCCCTTCAGACACATACCCTGGCAGCACAGCCAGCTTGAGAGCTACTTGTTCAGTTCGTAAGTCCAGCGACAAGGGCAGAGGCAATTTGCTGTACTTTTGTAAAAGAGAACACAACCCAGTTGAAAGGCACAAAGGGAGACACCAAAACCCGAACTGCCTCTGCGTGTCTGAGGAGTTAGCAAAGAGCACCTGCCTGCCGTCTGAAATACAGAGAGACCGCAACTACAGATTGTGGGAAtcatttaagaatgaaaaattctcaaaacataGATACAGTCGGTGCAGAGAAAGATATAAACTGGGCAAAAATCAACAGCAGTTTTCAGGGCCCAAATCCAGGAGAATCGTCCATTGTGATCCTAGCTCACAGGTTTCCTGTTCTGGAAATAGTGAAGAAGCACCAAACTGCCAGGGACCTCAGCACAGCAGATTGGGCTCTTACTCAAGAGAGAGAATTTATTGCTTAAGTAAAAATGAGAGAAGTCAAGAGTCGTTGGACAGCCCTCGTATTTGTGACCTAGGAAAAGTAAAATCCCTGCAGTATAACTCTGGGAATATCAGCTGCCTTCTAAGAAATTGTTCTACCAGCCCTTTAGAAAGCACAGAGTTGGCCATtacagaaggagagaggacaCCCCTGACAGCCAAAAGCCTTTTAGAAAGAGTGCAAGCCAAGAGGTGTCAGGAACAATCAACTAATTTTGAGGTCTCTTCAAAGAATTGTGAAAATGAATCAGAGGCTCATTCACAAATTCAATGCACAATTCAATTCACGCCACTGGGCTGTAACAGACCCGCACTGCCTTTGTCTGAAAAAACACAGAACACAAGTAAACAGAGAATTGATAAAGGCACTACAATTCAAAGAACTATTGAGAAAGACAAAGTCAAAAGTTCACAGACAAACAATGTTCATGTTTTAGTAGATCCTGATTGTGATAACCACCTTTCTAAAGGTATAATTCATGTAGTAGCAGATTCACAGTCACCAAACATGAAAAAGAACCCAACAACAAAAGAACCAGTAAAACCTTTAATTAGCGAAGTCCAACATTTTATTCAAAGCCGTGACCCACTACCAAATGATTTCCCTGGTGCTTTTCCATCTAATAGATATACTGGTGTTACTGATTCCACAGAGACCAAAGAGGACCAAATAAATCCTGACTTACAGGATGTAAGCATGCATATGAATCACATAGAGGGGAATATAAACTCTTACTCCGACAGAACTTTGCAGAAGCATGACAAAATAGAAGATGAATTAGAAGTGTGCCATAAATCTAGCTCTCCCCCCTTAATTCAGCAGCCAATAACATTTTCTCCtgatgaaatagataaatataagATCTTACAGCTACAAGCCCAGCAGCACGTGCAGAAACAGCTCCTCTCAAAGCATCTTCGAGTTGTGCCTGCCTCGGGGCCCACTGCCTTCTCTCCGGCCTCGGCGGTCCAGACGGTACCAGTTCACCAGCGcacctccatcaccaccatccaccacACCTTCCTGCAGCATTTTGCTGTTTCTGCCTCCATAAATTCCCATGGTGGTCCCCTCCCTATAGCTCACCTACATCCTCTTTCCCAGCCACATTTTACGCCGTTCACGTTGTCACCTCTGACTCCGACCATCATCCCCGCACACCCCACTTTCTTAGCGGGTCACCCGCTGCATTTGGTCACTGCTGCCCCCTTCCACCCACCGCACATCGCGCTGCAGCCCCTGCCCTCGGCCGCATTGATCCCCGCATTGTTTGGCCCTCACTTAAACCCAGCCACGGCTTCTATCATCCACTTGAATCCTTTAATCCAACCAGTGTTTCAAGGTCAAGATCTTTGCCACCATTCTTGCTCCAGTCAGATGCAGCAGTTAAACGGAGTGAAAGAGGCCTTAAATGTACCAACGCACTTGAACCGATAG